CTCGGCTCTGTGGCTGCCAATGGCGGGCTTCCGGGCGATCACCATTTCTACGTGACGTTCAAGACACAGGCACCGGGGGTCGACATCCCCAAGCGCCTGATGGAACGCTTTCCCGACGAAATGACGATCGTCATGCAGAACAAATATTGGGATCTCGTCGTCGATGACGAACGCTTCTCGGTCGGCCTGAGCTTCAACCAAATCCCGTCGAAGCTGATCATTCCCTATTCGGCGATCACCGGGTTCCACGATCCTGCGGTCAATTTCGAACTCCGCTTCCAGGCGCAGGACGGCCCCGATGGCCCCGGCCCGCACGATGAAGCCGAAAATGACGGCCCGACGCATGTGCCGGTCGAGGACGGCTCGAACGTCGTCGCGGTGGATTTCAAAAGGAAGAAGTAAGGCGGAGCGAGCCGCGCACGCTGCGCGGCGGTCGCGCAGCGACGCGAACGCCCGGCCGGCGCGGCTCGCCGCGACCGACGTCACGGGATTTACGCCCGTGACGGGCGATCCGCACTCAACCCCCCCTCAAAAATACCGCCCCGCCGCCAGCCCGATCCCCAACACCGGCAGAAATCCTATCGCCGCGCTCACCTGGATCGCCGCGGCCAGCAGCAGCGCCTTGCCCAGCCCGCCGAGCGGGCTTTCCCACCAGCGCCCCGCGCCCATCCGGATAAAGGCGAGGATGCCGATCACGATGATGGCGGCGGATGCGATCTGGCTGATCATTCCGGGCGCATTGGCCCACCATGCGACCGGCAGCATCAACACGGTCCAGCCGCACAAATAGCCGAACGCCGCGCGGAACCCGCGTTTCCATCCCAGATCGTCCGGGTCCCACCAGCGCAGCAACGGTGCGGTGGCGAGCGCGTAGAACATCGACAGGATCGGCACGAGCGTCAGCGACATCCATCCGTCGGCGTCGCCGATAAAGGCATCGCGGCTTTTGCCCGATGCGGCGATCAGCGAATCGACCATGCGCGGCGGTAATCCGGCGAAGATCTTGCGCGCTGCGCCGCCTTGCAGGAACAGGAACAACATCAGGATCGCGTTCAGCCCCATGTAGAGACGGAAGGGCCGGGCAAAAGCTCCGCCACCCGTCGGTCCGGCCGTCATCCAGGCGTGCAGTACCGCGCGCGGGTCGCGCACCAATTGCCAGACGGTATGGAGTTCGAGGCCGCCGAAACCGAGCGTGTCCTCGGACAAGTCGCTGATCTTTTTGCGTAAATCTTCAGGCGCTTGGACGTTCGGCTCCGACATCTTTTTCCCCTCGGTGCGGCGCCCCCGTTGCGCACGGCGCGATCCTACCGAAGCCGGTGGATAAAAAGCAATCCGAGCCGCCCCCCGCATCCCGCGCCGAGCCGACTACTATCGTCGCTGTCCTACCGAGCCCGACCTGCGCTACCCTGGAACCATGGCACTCGGCGTTCGGTTTCCCATGCGTGTCCGATCCGACGGGTCGCGGCGGGGTCATGCCCTGCTAATGGTGTGACTCGTGTGACTTTAAGCGCGTGCATGTGAGGTGATTCATGGCCGAAACCCGTACCGAAACCGATTCGCTCGGGGCGATCGAAGTGCCCGTCAGCGCCTATTGGGGCGCGCAGACGCAGCGTTCGATCGAGAATTTCCCCTTCCCGGCGAGCGAGCGGATGCCGCTTGGGATCGTCCATGCGCTTGCGCTCGTGAAGCAAGCCGCCGCGCGGGTGAACCGCCAGCACGGCCTTGCGCCCTCCATCGCCGACGCGATCGAGGCGGCGGCGGGCGAGATCGTCAGCGACCGCCTCGACGACCAATTCCCGCTCGTCATCTGGCAGACGGGGTCGGGTACGCAGACCAATATGAACGTCAACGAAGTGATTGCAGGTTTTGCGAACGAGGCGCTGACCGGCACGCGCGGCGGCAAGACGCCGGTCCACCCCAACGATCACGTCAACATGAGCCAGTCGTCGAACGACAGTTTCCCGACCGCGCTGCACGTTGCGGCGGTGCTGGCGACCGAAGCGGCGCTGCTGCCCGCGCTCGATCGGCTTGAGGCTTCCCTCGCCGCAAAGGCAAACGAGTGGCGCGACATCGTCAAGATCGGCCGCACCCATACGCAGGATGCGACCCCGCTCACGCTCGGGCAGGAATTCGGCGGTTATGCGGCGCAGCTTGCCAGTTGCCGCCACCGCATCCTGAGTGCGATCGATGGCGATCTGCGCAAGCTCGCGATCGGCGGCACCGCAGTCGGCACCGGGCTGAACGCGCCACCGGGCTGGGCTGCGGACATGACCGCAGCGATCAGCGATATCGCCGACACGCGCTTCGAAACCGCCCCCAACACTTTCGAGCAACTCGCCGCCAAGGATGGGCTGGTCTTCTTCCACGGCGCGCTCAACACATTGGCAGTGGCGTTGACCAAGATCGCCAACGACATCCGCCTGCTCGGCTCCGGCCCGCGTTCGGGGCTGGGCGAACTGTCTCTGCCCGCGAACGAACCGGGCAGCTCGATCATGCCGGGGAAGGTCAACCCGACGCAGTGCGAGAGCCTAACGATGGTTGCCGCGCAAGTGATCGGTAACAATGCCGCCGTCACGGTCGGCGGGATGCAAGGGCATTTCGAACTCAACGTGTTCATGCCGCTGATCGGTGCGAACGTGCTGCGATCGATCCACTTGCTGAGCATCGGCATGACGAGCTTCGCCGAGCGTTGCGTCGCGGGGATCGAGCCGAATCGCGACCGAATCGCTGAGCTGGTCGATCGTTCGCTGATGCTCGTCACCGCGCTCGCGCCCGAGATCGGTTATGACAATGCCGCCAAGATCGCGGAACATGCGCTGGCCGAGGGGCTCACGCTGAAGGAAGCCGGCCTCGCGCTCGGGCTGGTCGATGCTGCGACGTTCGATCGGCTGGTCCGTCCCGAAACGATGGTGTGACGGCCGCGTGGAACCGTTTCGGAACCATATCGTCCGTCGCGCTTTGAGCGGCCACGAAGCGGAGAAAGAACATGAGTTTCACGACGATAATCGGTGCTGCGATCGGCAGCGCGATCGATGGTTCCAGCGGCGACGACAGCAGCGTCGACGGTGCGATCACGGGCGCGATTGCTGCGAACGTCGTGAAGGCGGTGATCCCGCTGGCGGTGACGTTCACGGTTGGCTGGCTGGTGCTGCGCGGTGTCGGCAAGCTCAAGGATCAGGTGTTTGGCGCGGATTTGCCGAAGCGCTAACACTGCGGCGCTCTTGACGCGCGTGGCGCGTCCGCGCCAAGGGCGGGCATGCCCGACCATCGATCTTCCCAGCCCAAGAGCTTCAAACGCCGCGGGCTGATGTTCGTTCTGTCCTCGCCCTCCGGCGCGGGCAAGTCGACGATCGCCAACCGGCTGCTCACGGAGGAGCGCAACAAGCTCAAAATGTCGGTGTCCTACACCACCCGCGCGCCGCGCGCCGGGGAAGTGGAGGGCAAGGACTATCACTTCGTCGACAAGGAGACCTTCCGCGGCATGGCGGAAGACGACCAGTTCCTCGAATGGGCGCGCGTGTTCGACCAACGCTACGGTACGCCGCGCGATACCGTGTTCAAGGATCTCGAGAACGGCCAGGATATCCTGTTCGACATCGATTGGCAGGGCGCGCAGCAATTGTTTCAGCTCGCCGGTGGCGACGTCGTCCGCGTGTTCATCCTGCCGCCGGGCCTGAAGACGCTACGCGAGCGTCTTGAGAAACGCGCGACCGATACGCAGGAAGTCATCGACCGCCGCATGGACCGCGCGCTCGCCGAGGTGAGCCATTGGGACGGGTATGATTATGTCTTGGTCAACGATGACCTCGACGATTGCTACGACTGCGTCCAGACGATCCTCACCGCCGAGCGCCTCAAGCGCTCACGCCAGCGCGGCATGATCGGCTTCATCCGCCGCTTGCCCGAGAAGTAATCCCCGGTGCTCCTGCGAAGGCAGGAGCATGAGGGTGGTCAGCGCTCCAGCAGCTCCAGCATCCGCACGCCCGCATCGAAATCGCGCCGCCGCGCCTCGATCCCGGCGGCGGCGAGCGGATCGCGGCCCCAGCGCTCGGCCTGATAGTCCTCGTCCAGCGTGATCGCGTCCCACACCTGTTCGGGCGTCGCGGCATTCTCGGCGAGCGCCAGCGCAGCGATCAGCGACCCCCCGATCGTCACGATCGGGGATAGCGCCGCCAGCGCAAAGGCATCGCGCGTCGCAATGGCCTCGCTCAGCCGGGTGAGCGTTGCGGCGGGCTGCGCACGGTGCAGGATGCCGGTCGCGGTCTCGAGGTGGACGTCGTAGCGCGCCCGCGCCCAATCGAGCAGGGGATCCCACGCCGCCTGCTGACGCGCGACCAGATCATCGGGCGCATCGGCGCGGTAGCAGAGCAGGTCGCTCTCGGCATAGACCGCCAGACCGCGTGCGAAGAGCGCCGGGTCGGCGCCCACCCGGTCGATCGCGGCATTGGCGAGGCCGGTCAGTGGCATCGCGCGCGGGTCGATCTCGCCCTCGACCGCGCGCCACTCGCCTGCGACCGCCTCTGCCAGCGCCTCGGTCGGCAGCGCCAGCGGCACGCGTCCGGGGGTCCGCACTGGCTTGCCATCGAGCGAGACCGCACGGCCTTCGTCGAGCGCTACATTGATCCAGAAACGCTTCATTCGCTGCCCGGCGGGGTGCGCCAGCGGCGCGCGAGCGCGCGTGGCACGATCGCGATCATCAGCAGCGCCGACAGCACCAGTGCCGTGCCGATGACCTTGGGCAGCGTCGCATCGGAACGCGCGATCAGCAGTAGGCCGAGCAGCGCGCCCGCCGATCCGCCGAGCCGCGTCGCGACGAGCGTGAAATAGCGGTTGCGCGCTTGCGCGTCGGGATCGGTCACGCTGGCATCCTCAACCGTGGACAAGCCGGGGCAGCGCAGCCACCGCATCGGCGATGGCATGCGCGCCCGCAGCCGTCAGCTCGTCCACGGGGTGGTAGCCCCAGGCGACGCCAAGCGCGCGTGCCCCCGCCGCGCGCGCCATCTGCATGTCATAACTCGTGTCGCCGATCATCACCGTTGTGGCAGCCGTTGCGCCCGATTCGGCCATGGCTGTCTCGATCATGGACGGATGCGGCTTGGACGGGTGCCGGTCAGCGGTCTGCAGCGTGACGAAGCGGGCGGCGATGCCGTGATGCGCGAGGATGTGCGCGAGCCCGCGATCGGACTTTCCGGTCGCCACGCCGAGCACCCAGCCTTCGGCCTGCAGCACGTCGAGCACCTCCAGCATCCCTTCGTACAACGGCTCCTCCGCCATCGCACCCGAGGAGCGCATGCGAAAGAACGCCGCCTTGTAATCCTCGGCCAGGCTGCGGTGCAGCGCATCTTCGCCCTCCGGATGCAGCGTGCGCATCGCCTCGACCAGGCTCAGCCCGACGATCCGCCGGATGCGGTCGCGCGGCGGTGCCATGATCCCGGCGAGCTTGAACGCCTCCTCGGCGGAACGACAGATATTGTCCTGGCTGTCGACCAGCGTCCCGTCGCAATCGAAAAGGGCCAGCTTGTTCATCGCGCCATCGCCTCCGCCAGTGCTGGATTGCCGCTGCGGCGCAGGCCCGCGATCACGCCGACATTGTCCTCATCCAGCCGGTGCTGGCTGAGCTTGGTGGTGCCGCGCACCGCCTCGACGGCGACTTCGACCCCCACGATCGCCTTGAGCAATTTGTCGAAATAGGCCGAGTCGGTCTTGGCGCGGGTCCATTGCAGCTCGGGCGAAACCCGCGGTTCGTTGATCGCGGCGAGTGTGTCGAGTTGTGCGGTCAGCTCCGCGTCGTCGAGCAACCGCGCCGTCCCGACGATCTCGACCGCGACATAGTTCCAGGTCGGCACATGCTTCGATCCGAGCGGATCGGCATACCAGCTCGGGCTGACATAGCCGTCGCTGTCGCTCACGCTCAGCAGCAAGGTCGCGCTGTTCAGATGGCGCGCGATCGGGTTGCCGCGCGCGACGTGGAAACGAAAGGCACCCTTAAAAGGCGTGATCGGCGCGTGGGCGACCATCGGACCTTCCGGCGTGGTCGCAAAGATATGCGCAAACCCACGCGCCGCCGCAAAGCTGAGCATCGACGCATCGTCGACGAAGCGGAAGGCGCCGTTGGGATGCACGTCAGTTCAATCCGACGAGCCGCGCCGCCGCCGTTCGCCTTTGCGGTCCTTGCGAACATTCTTGGCGTGCTGACGGGCTTGCTGCTTTTTCACCGCGCGCGTTGGGGGCGGCGGCGATTCGAGCGGCATCGTGTTGCCGAGCATCTCGTCAAAGCCCAATTGCTTCAGGCTCTCGGCGAAATGCGTCGGCAATTCGGCCTGCACGTCGATCGCGCCGCCATCGGGATGGTCGATCCGGATGCGGCGCGAATGGAGATGCATTTTCCGCGAGATATTGCCCGTGAGGAACGCGGCCTGCCCGCCATATTTACCGTCGCCGACAATCGGATGGCCGATCGCGGCGAGATGCACGCGGAGCTGATGCGTGCGCCCGGTATAGGGGATCAGCTCGAGCCACGCCGTCGTCGTCCCGGCCATCTCGATTACGCGGTAGCGCGTCCGTGCGGGCGACCCTTCCTTCTCGTCGACATGCATCTTCTCGCCGCCCGAGCCCGGCTGCTTGCCGATCGGGAGTTCGATCATGCCATCCTCGATCGAGGGCACGCCGACAACCAAAGCCCAATAGGTCTTCCGGGCGGTGCGCGACGAGAACGACTTGGAGAAATAGGCCGCCGCCCGCGCGGTACGGGCGATGAGCAGCGCGCCGCTCGTATCCTTGTCGAGCCGGTGAACCAGCTTGGGGCGGCCATCGAGATCGTCCTGCAACGCATCGAGCAAGCCGTCGACATGCTCGATCGTCTTGGTCCCGCCTTGCGTAGCGAGTCCGGGTGGCTTGTTGAGCACGATCGCCTGCGCGTCGCGGTGGATCACCATTTCGCGCGCGAAGGCGATCTCGTCGTCGCTGAGCGGCGGGCGTTCGCGCTTGACCGGGGCATCGACGCGGACGGGTTCGGCCGGCGGCACGCGGATTGATTGGCCGGCCACGACATGGTCGCCGGGCTTGGCGCGGGCGCCGTCGATGCGGAGTTGCCCGGTGCGCGCCCATTTGGCGACGGTGGTGTAGCTTGTGTCGGGCAAATGCCGCTTGAACCAGCGGTCGAGCCGGATGCCGTCATCATCGACGCCGACGTTGAACTGGCGCACGTCGGAGGTTGCTTTGGTCGGTGCGACGCTCATGCCGCCACCCGCACGAGCGTGAGGCCGGCGAACAACGCGACGATCGATCCGATCACCGAGAGCAGGGCATAGCCGAGCGCGACGCCGAGACTGCCGCGCTCGATCATCGCCACGACATCGAGCGAGAAGGCCGAGAAGGTCGTGAACCCGCCCAGCACGCCGACACCGAGCAGCAATCGCCAATTCTCCCCGGCGTTATAGCGCGCGAGCATCCCTGCGAGCACACCCATCGCAAACCCACCGACGAGGTTCACCGTCAGCGTGCCATAAGGGAAATCCGGGCCGAACCCGCGAAGCGTTGCGCGTCC
Above is a genomic segment from Sphingomonas sp. HMP6 containing:
- a CDS encoding ATP12 family chaperone protein, with amino-acid sequence MKRFWINVALDEGRAVSLDGKPVRTPGRVPLALPTEALAEAVAGEWRAVEGEIDPRAMPLTGLANAAIDRVGADPALFARGLAVYAESDLLCYRADAPDDLVARQQAAWDPLLDWARARYDVHLETATGILHRAQPAATLTRLSEAIATRDAFALAALSPIVTIGGSLIAALALAENAATPEQVWDAITLDEDYQAERWGRDPLAAAGIEARRRDFDAGVRMLELLER
- a CDS encoding RluA family pseudouridine synthase; protein product: MSVAPTKATSDVRQFNVGVDDDGIRLDRWFKRHLPDTSYTTVAKWARTGQLRIDGARAKPGDHVVAGQSIRVPPAEPVRVDAPVKRERPPLSDDEIAFAREMVIHRDAQAIVLNKPPGLATQGGTKTIEHVDGLLDALQDDLDGRPKLVHRLDKDTSGALLIARTARAAAYFSKSFSSRTARKTYWALVVGVPSIEDGMIELPIGKQPGSGGEKMHVDEKEGSPARTRYRVIEMAGTTTAWLELIPYTGRTHQLRVHLAAIGHPIVGDGKYGGQAAFLTGNISRKMHLHSRRIRIDHPDGGAIDVQAELPTHFAESLKQLGFDEMLGNTMPLESPPPPTRAVKKQQARQHAKNVRKDRKGERRRRGSSD
- the gmk gene encoding guanylate kinase, translated to MPDHRSSQPKSFKRRGLMFVLSSPSGAGKSTIANRLLTEERNKLKMSVSYTTRAPRAGEVEGKDYHFVDKETFRGMAEDDQFLEWARVFDQRYGTPRDTVFKDLENGQDILFDIDWQGAQQLFQLAGGDVVRVFILPPGLKTLRERLEKRATDTQEVIDRRMDRALAEVSHWDGYDYVLVNDDLDDCYDCVQTILTAERLKRSRQRGMIGFIRRLPEK
- a CDS encoding SspB family protein, which codes for MSDGLPDSLIPYDDIVQEALRAVVGRVLGSVAANGGLPGDHHFYVTFKTQAPGVDIPKRLMERFPDEMTIVMQNKYWDLVVDDERFSVGLSFNQIPSKLIIPYSAITGFHDPAVNFELRFQAQDGPDGPGPHDEAENDGPTHVPVEDGSNVVAVDFKRKK
- the fumC gene encoding class II fumarate hydratase — encoded protein: MAETRTETDSLGAIEVPVSAYWGAQTQRSIENFPFPASERMPLGIVHALALVKQAAARVNRQHGLAPSIADAIEAAAGEIVSDRLDDQFPLVIWQTGSGTQTNMNVNEVIAGFANEALTGTRGGKTPVHPNDHVNMSQSSNDSFPTALHVAAVLATEAALLPALDRLEASLAAKANEWRDIVKIGRTHTQDATPLTLGQEFGGYAAQLASCRHRILSAIDGDLRKLAIGGTAVGTGLNAPPGWAADMTAAISDIADTRFETAPNTFEQLAAKDGLVFFHGALNTLAVALTKIANDIRLLGSGPRSGLGELSLPANEPGSSIMPGKVNPTQCESLTMVAAQVIGNNAAVTVGGMQGHFELNVFMPLIGANVLRSIHLLSIGMTSFAERCVAGIEPNRDRIAELVDRSLMLVTALAPEIGYDNAAKIAEHALAEGLTLKEAGLALGLVDAATFDRLVRPETMV
- the crcB gene encoding fluoride efflux transporter CrcB — protein: MYQLLFVMTGGALGSAARFLVGRATLRGFGPDFPYGTLTVNLVGGFAMGVLAGMLARYNAGENWRLLLGVGVLGGFTTFSAFSLDVVAMIERGSLGVALGYALLSVIGSIVALFAGLTLVRVAA
- a CDS encoding FMN-binding negative transcriptional regulator, whose protein sequence is MHPNGAFRFVDDASMLSFAAARGFAHIFATTPEGPMVAHAPITPFKGAFRFHVARGNPIARHLNSATLLLSVSDSDGYVSPSWYADPLGSKHVPTWNYVAVEIVGTARLLDDAELTAQLDTLAAINEPRVSPELQWTRAKTDSAYFDKLLKAIVGVEVAVEAVRGTTKLSQHRLDEDNVGVIAGLRRSGNPALAEAMAR
- a CDS encoding HAD-IA family hydrolase, coding for MNKLALFDCDGTLVDSQDNICRSAEEAFKLAGIMAPPRDRIRRIVGLSLVEAMRTLHPEGEDALHRSLAEDYKAAFFRMRSSGAMAEEPLYEGMLEVLDVLQAEGWVLGVATGKSDRGLAHILAHHGIAARFVTLQTADRHPSKPHPSMIETAMAESGATAATTVMIGDTSYDMQMARAAGARALGVAWGYHPVDELTAAGAHAIADAVAALPRLVHG